One genomic region from Leifsonia poae encodes:
- a CDS encoding sortase, giving the protein MTPNQRLVRGFATLGAALLIGFAANVLVLSHLHHLIGQQVSTNTFREQLADATAPVSEGDVHSVLLPDGAPVSLLSIPSIDLKEVVLEGSSSGVTANGPGHRRDTVLPGQAGTSILLGRSAAYGGPFSRIQQLTPGATIVTVTGQGTSNYRVIGVRYAGDPDLPTLKAGQGRLTLETARGLPYVPSGVVRVDAQLVSTVRDAGFRQTTPQTLPLADRELASDPSTAWILVFALQALLAAELLAVRALDRFGAQRVWIVFLPVLLAVGVIATDQAARLLPNLL; this is encoded by the coding sequence ATGACGCCGAACCAGCGACTGGTGCGCGGGTTCGCCACGCTCGGCGCCGCGCTTCTCATCGGGTTCGCGGCGAACGTGCTCGTGCTCAGCCACCTGCACCACCTCATCGGGCAGCAGGTGTCCACGAACACATTCCGGGAGCAGCTGGCCGACGCGACCGCACCGGTCAGCGAAGGCGATGTGCACAGCGTCCTGCTTCCCGACGGCGCGCCCGTCTCGCTCCTCTCGATCCCGTCGATCGATCTGAAGGAGGTCGTGCTCGAGGGTTCGTCCTCCGGTGTGACAGCGAACGGTCCCGGTCACCGCCGCGACACGGTGCTGCCCGGCCAGGCGGGCACGAGCATCCTGCTCGGACGTTCGGCCGCATACGGCGGCCCCTTCTCGCGCATCCAGCAGCTGACACCCGGCGCGACGATCGTGACGGTCACCGGACAGGGCACGAGCAACTATCGCGTCATCGGCGTGCGCTACGCGGGCGACCCCGACCTGCCGACCCTGAAGGCCGGCCAGGGTCGGCTCACCCTCGAGACGGCGCGCGGGCTCCCGTACGTTCCGTCCGGGGTCGTGAGGGTGGATGCGCAGCTCGTCTCGACCGTTCGCGATGCGGGATTCCGCCAGACCACCCCGCAGACCTTGCCGCTGGCGGATCGCGAGCTCGCCAGCGATCCCTCCACCGCGTGGATCCTCGTCTTCGCGCTCCAGGCGCTGCTCGCCGCCGAACTGCTCGCGGTGAGAGCCCTCGACAGATTCGGCGCCCAGCGGGTGTGGATCGTCTTCCTTCCTGTGCTGCTCGCGGTCGGCGTCATCGCCACGGACCAAGCGGCACGACTCCTGCCCAACCTCCTCTGA